A genomic region of Venturia canescens isolate UGA chromosome 7, ASM1945775v1, whole genome shotgun sequence contains the following coding sequences:
- the LOC122414232 gene encoding pre-mRNA-splicing factor Syf2 isoform X2 translates to MWGGIRNNIFIGEVEFDYSSEWALFMAKCSSGAKTFAEKHADRMKRLRELHSKRNEARQQNHKEVVEEDKRQKLPTNWEARKRQAEWLMADDAARKAAEEKGLNYDRQKLLHIEASEAERLNRKKKKKNPDTGFADFEQATTRQYNRLVKGIKPDMEKYDAAREKLGAAFYGDRNTILQGLQEDKKESIDRMVDDLEKQIAKREKYSRRRTHNDDADIDYINERNAKFNSKLERFYGEYTRETKLNLERGTAI, encoded by the exons ATGTGGGGAGGAATTCGCAATAACATTTTCATCGGGGAGGTAGAATTTG ATTACTCTTCAGAATGGGCATTGTTCATGGCGAAGT GTTCTTCCGGGGCTAAAACATTCGCCGAAAAACATGCGGACCGGATGAAACGGTTACGGGAGTTGCACTCAAAGAGA AACGAAGCGAGACAACAAAATCACAAAGAAGTCGTGGAGGAAGACAAAAGACAAAAATTACCCACAAATTGGGAAGCCCGAAAGCGTCAAGCAGAATGGCTCATGGCAGATGATGCTGCTCGAAAAGCAGCTGAAGAAAAG GGTCTCAACTATGATCGTCAAAAACTCCTGCACATCGAGGCAAGCGAAGCAGAGCGTTtgaacaggaaaaaaaagaaaaaaaatccagacACAGGTTTTGCAGATTTTGAACAAGCAACGACGAGACAGTACAATCGTTTAGTCAAGGGTATCAAGCCAgacatggaaaaatatgatgcgGCTCGAGAGAAGCTCGGAGCTGCCTTTTACGGAGACCGTAATACGATTTTGCAGGGATTGCAAGAAGACAAGAAAGAATCTATCGACCGAATGGTCGACGATCTTGAAAAACA GATTGCAAAACGAGAGAAATACAGTAGAAGAAGAACGCACAACGACGATGCTGACATCGATTACATAAACGAGAGAAATGCAAAATTCAATTCGAAGCTGGAACGGTTTTATGGAGAATATACGCGCGAAACGAAACTCAATCTGGAGCGAGGAACAGCAATTTGA
- the LOC122414232 gene encoding pre-mRNA-splicing factor Syf2 isoform X4: MWGGIRNNIFIGEVEFGSSGAKTFAEKHADRMKRLRELHSKRNEARQQNHKEVVEEDKRQKLPTNWEARKRQAEWLMADDAARKAAEEKGLNYDRQKLLHIEASEAERLNRKKKKKNPDTGFADFEQATTRQYNRLVKGIKPDMEKYDAAREKLGAAFYGDRNTILQGLQEDKKESIDRMVDDLEKQIAKREKYSRRRTHNDDADIDYINERNAKFNSKLERFYGEYTRETKLNLERGTAI, encoded by the exons ATGTGGGGAGGAATTCGCAATAACATTTTCATCGGGGAGGTAGAATTTG GTTCTTCCGGGGCTAAAACATTCGCCGAAAAACATGCGGACCGGATGAAACGGTTACGGGAGTTGCACTCAAAGAGA AACGAAGCGAGACAACAAAATCACAAAGAAGTCGTGGAGGAAGACAAAAGACAAAAATTACCCACAAATTGGGAAGCCCGAAAGCGTCAAGCAGAATGGCTCATGGCAGATGATGCTGCTCGAAAAGCAGCTGAAGAAAAG GGTCTCAACTATGATCGTCAAAAACTCCTGCACATCGAGGCAAGCGAAGCAGAGCGTTtgaacaggaaaaaaaagaaaaaaaatccagacACAGGTTTTGCAGATTTTGAACAAGCAACGACGAGACAGTACAATCGTTTAGTCAAGGGTATCAAGCCAgacatggaaaaatatgatgcgGCTCGAGAGAAGCTCGGAGCTGCCTTTTACGGAGACCGTAATACGATTTTGCAGGGATTGCAAGAAGACAAGAAAGAATCTATCGACCGAATGGTCGACGATCTTGAAAAACA GATTGCAAAACGAGAGAAATACAGTAGAAGAAGAACGCACAACGACGATGCTGACATCGATTACATAAACGAGAGAAATGCAAAATTCAATTCGAAGCTGGAACGGTTTTATGGAGAATATACGCGCGAAACGAAACTCAATCTGGAGCGAGGAACAGCAATTTGA
- the LOC122414232 gene encoding pre-mRNA-splicing factor Syf2 isoform X1, translated as MRNRNEIPNVLRKHDSRALLEYEKIIGEYSRSIKDGAQRSSGAKTFAEKHADRMKRLRELHSKRNEARQQNHKEVVEEDKRQKLPTNWEARKRQAEWLMADDAARKAAEEKGLNYDRQKLLHIEASEAERLNRKKKKKNPDTGFADFEQATTRQYNRLVKGIKPDMEKYDAAREKLGAAFYGDRNTILQGLQEDKKESIDRMVDDLEKQIAKREKYSRRRTHNDDADIDYINERNAKFNSKLERFYGEYTRETKLNLERGTAI; from the exons ATGAGAAATCGTAACGAGATTCCAAATGTTTTACGAAAACATGATTCTCGAGCACTTCtcgagtacgaaaaaataattggagaGTACAGTAGGTCGATAAAAGATGGCGCGCAAC GTTCTTCCGGGGCTAAAACATTCGCCGAAAAACATGCGGACCGGATGAAACGGTTACGGGAGTTGCACTCAAAGAGA AACGAAGCGAGACAACAAAATCACAAAGAAGTCGTGGAGGAAGACAAAAGACAAAAATTACCCACAAATTGGGAAGCCCGAAAGCGTCAAGCAGAATGGCTCATGGCAGATGATGCTGCTCGAAAAGCAGCTGAAGAAAAG GGTCTCAACTATGATCGTCAAAAACTCCTGCACATCGAGGCAAGCGAAGCAGAGCGTTtgaacaggaaaaaaaagaaaaaaaatccagacACAGGTTTTGCAGATTTTGAACAAGCAACGACGAGACAGTACAATCGTTTAGTCAAGGGTATCAAGCCAgacatggaaaaatatgatgcgGCTCGAGAGAAGCTCGGAGCTGCCTTTTACGGAGACCGTAATACGATTTTGCAGGGATTGCAAGAAGACAAGAAAGAATCTATCGACCGAATGGTCGACGATCTTGAAAAACA GATTGCAAAACGAGAGAAATACAGTAGAAGAAGAACGCACAACGACGATGCTGACATCGATTACATAAACGAGAGAAATGCAAAATTCAATTCGAAGCTGGAACGGTTTTATGGAGAATATACGCGCGAAACGAAACTCAATCTGGAGCGAGGAACAGCAATTTGA
- the LOC122414232 gene encoding pre-mRNA-splicing factor Syf2 isoform X3: MFYENMILEHFSNYSSEWALFMAKCSSGAKTFAEKHADRMKRLRELHSKRNEARQQNHKEVVEEDKRQKLPTNWEARKRQAEWLMADDAARKAAEEKGLNYDRQKLLHIEASEAERLNRKKKKKNPDTGFADFEQATTRQYNRLVKGIKPDMEKYDAAREKLGAAFYGDRNTILQGLQEDKKESIDRMVDDLEKQIAKREKYSRRRTHNDDADIDYINERNAKFNSKLERFYGEYTRETKLNLERGTAI; this comes from the exons ATGTTTTACGAAAACATGATTCTCGAGCACTTCtcga ATTACTCTTCAGAATGGGCATTGTTCATGGCGAAGT GTTCTTCCGGGGCTAAAACATTCGCCGAAAAACATGCGGACCGGATGAAACGGTTACGGGAGTTGCACTCAAAGAGA AACGAAGCGAGACAACAAAATCACAAAGAAGTCGTGGAGGAAGACAAAAGACAAAAATTACCCACAAATTGGGAAGCCCGAAAGCGTCAAGCAGAATGGCTCATGGCAGATGATGCTGCTCGAAAAGCAGCTGAAGAAAAG GGTCTCAACTATGATCGTCAAAAACTCCTGCACATCGAGGCAAGCGAAGCAGAGCGTTtgaacaggaaaaaaaagaaaaaaaatccagacACAGGTTTTGCAGATTTTGAACAAGCAACGACGAGACAGTACAATCGTTTAGTCAAGGGTATCAAGCCAgacatggaaaaatatgatgcgGCTCGAGAGAAGCTCGGAGCTGCCTTTTACGGAGACCGTAATACGATTTTGCAGGGATTGCAAGAAGACAAGAAAGAATCTATCGACCGAATGGTCGACGATCTTGAAAAACA GATTGCAAAACGAGAGAAATACAGTAGAAGAAGAACGCACAACGACGATGCTGACATCGATTACATAAACGAGAGAAATGCAAAATTCAATTCGAAGCTGGAACGGTTTTATGGAGAATATACGCGCGAAACGAAACTCAATCTGGAGCGAGGAACAGCAATTTGA
- the LOC122414232 gene encoding pre-mRNA-splicing factor Syf2 isoform X5: protein MAKCSSGAKTFAEKHADRMKRLRELHSKRNEARQQNHKEVVEEDKRQKLPTNWEARKRQAEWLMADDAARKAAEEKGLNYDRQKLLHIEASEAERLNRKKKKKNPDTGFADFEQATTRQYNRLVKGIKPDMEKYDAAREKLGAAFYGDRNTILQGLQEDKKESIDRMVDDLEKQIAKREKYSRRRTHNDDADIDYINERNAKFNSKLERFYGEYTRETKLNLERGTAI, encoded by the exons ATGGCGAAGT GTTCTTCCGGGGCTAAAACATTCGCCGAAAAACATGCGGACCGGATGAAACGGTTACGGGAGTTGCACTCAAAGAGA AACGAAGCGAGACAACAAAATCACAAAGAAGTCGTGGAGGAAGACAAAAGACAAAAATTACCCACAAATTGGGAAGCCCGAAAGCGTCAAGCAGAATGGCTCATGGCAGATGATGCTGCTCGAAAAGCAGCTGAAGAAAAG GGTCTCAACTATGATCGTCAAAAACTCCTGCACATCGAGGCAAGCGAAGCAGAGCGTTtgaacaggaaaaaaaagaaaaaaaatccagacACAGGTTTTGCAGATTTTGAACAAGCAACGACGAGACAGTACAATCGTTTAGTCAAGGGTATCAAGCCAgacatggaaaaatatgatgcgGCTCGAGAGAAGCTCGGAGCTGCCTTTTACGGAGACCGTAATACGATTTTGCAGGGATTGCAAGAAGACAAGAAAGAATCTATCGACCGAATGGTCGACGATCTTGAAAAACA GATTGCAAAACGAGAGAAATACAGTAGAAGAAGAACGCACAACGACGATGCTGACATCGATTACATAAACGAGAGAAATGCAAAATTCAATTCGAAGCTGGAACGGTTTTATGGAGAATATACGCGCGAAACGAAACTCAATCTGGAGCGAGGAACAGCAATTTGA